Proteins encoded by one window of Sorex araneus isolate mSorAra2 chromosome 3, mSorAra2.pri, whole genome shotgun sequence:
- the RNASE4 gene encoding ribonuclease 4, with product MALHRTHSLLLLLVLTLLGLGLIKPSYGQDLMYQRFLRQHMDPDGAGGTDGYCNVMMQRRRMTWNRCKPVNTFIHENIWTTRSICYTPNIQCKNGNMNCHEGIVKVTDCRESGVSRAPNCRYRAMGRTRRVVIACEGNPKVPVHFDG from the coding sequence atggCTCTCCATAGGACCCATTCACTGCTTCTGCTCTTGGTCTTAACCCTACTGGGCTTGGGGTTGATAAAACCCTCCTATGGCCAGGATTTAATGTACCAACGGTTCCTGCGGCAGCACATGGATCCTGACGGGGCAGGCGGCACTGATGGATACTGCAACGTGATGATGCAAAGACGGAGAATGACTTGGAATCGGTGCAAGCCTGTCAACACCTTCATTCATGAAAACATCTGGACCACACGCAGTATCTGCTACACCCCCAATATTCAgtgtaaaaatggcaatatgaACTGCCATGAGGGTATAGTAAAGGTCACAGACTGTAGGGAATCAGGGGTATCCAGAGCCCCCAACTGCAGATATCGGGCAATGGGCAGAACTAGGCGTGTTGTCATTGCCTGTGAAGGTAACCCAAAGGTGCCTGTGCACTTTGATGGATAG
- the ANG gene encoding angiogenin, with protein MVMGPSLLLLVFMLGLGLTPPTLAQDDSRYKRFLIQHYDAKPSGRNDRYCDSMMKIRGLTTPCKDTNTFIHGKKRSIKDICGNKNGSPYGGTLRISRSPFQITSCKHIGGSSRPPCHYRATTGFRNIVVACENGFPVHFDESFIRP; from the coding sequence ATGGTGATGGGCCCGAGCCTTCTGTTGTTGGTCTTcatgctggggctggggctgaccCCTCCGACCCTGGCTCAGGATGACTCCAGGTACAAACGCTTCCTGATCCAGCACTATGATGCCAAACCAAGTGGCCGGAATGACAGATACTGTGACAGCATGATGAAGATACGAGGCCTGACCACACCCTGCAAAGACACCAACACCTTTATTCATGGCAAAAAGAGAAGCATCAAGGACATCTGTGGCAATAAGAATGGAAGTCCTTATGGAGGAACTTTAAGAATAAGCAGGTCTCCTTTCCAGATCACCTCTTGCAAGCATATAGGGGGGTCTTCCCGACCTCCCTGTCATTACAGAGCCACAACAGGGTTCCGAAACATTGTTGTTGCCTGTGAAAATGGCTTCCCTGTCCACTTTGATGAATCATTTATCCGTCCATAA